In Podarcis muralis chromosome 14, rPodMur119.hap1.1, whole genome shotgun sequence, one genomic interval encodes:
- the SECISBP2L gene encoding selenocysteine insertion sequence-binding protein 2-like isoform X1 has product MDKAVGGQNVKLSAEVEPFIPQKKGPDSLMMSMALPTDSGGVNGVEPAPIPSYLITCYPFVQENQSNRQLPLYNNEIRWQQPNPNPAGPYLAYPIISAQPPVSAEYTYYQLMPAPCAQVMGFYHPFPAPYSAPFQTTSAINTVTAECTDRPTQPNQVFSLCSQQSRSSNRGPAVQKQQPPQIHIKSKRPPVKSVAIQKETSASGPESRPKIVLLVDACQQTDFPSEIASKSLSESVSAMHWKPKSRRRRTSHPVESSSEQGASEADIDSDSGYCSPKHSNQAAGVTSRSTESAASNMMEPSIHPGAVSWASVSSQATQKKPWIERTPVFSRGGRQPEQCTNSQPAFRCRGHSTSSERRQNLQKKHEKPITINQSNRTEPSPEPLYFEDEDEFPELNSENGNSKGGNMQLKHAPKVLDGLPENSPINIVQTPIPITTSVPKRAKSQKKKALAAALATAQEYSEISMEQRKLQEAVSKAAGKKSKTPVQLDLGDMLAALEKQQQAMKARQITNTRPLSYTVGSAAPFHAKEPASRKSLTKGQPSVGCLNPLDSTAPKVKRGKERELSKLKRPTALKKIILKEREEKKGRLSVDHTLLGANEEQEVNLTPNQSEDVASQEETGLSVPSDTSLSPASQNSPYCMTPVSQGSPASSGIGSPMASSTITKIHSKRFREYCNQVLSKEIDECVTLLLQELVSFQERIYQKDPMRAKAKRRLVMGLREVTKHMKLNKIKCVIISPNCEKIQSKGGLDEALYNVIAMAREQEIPFVFALGRKALGRCVNKLVPVSVVGIFNYSGAENLFNKLVSLTEEARKAYRDMVAAMEQEQEEALKNIKKVPHHMGHSRNPSAASAISFCSVISEPISEVNEKEYETNWRNMVETSDGLETSENEREASCKVAAPEKPDSSKAVANKQLSLASVGVVAVTIHGKALGGGKEEPKPDDNLEWASQQSTDTGSLDGSCRDILNSSMTSTTSTLVPGMLEEEEDEDEEEDDDYTHEPISEEVQLNSRIESWVSETQRTMETLQLGKSLSSAEDENVEQSGEEEEAETPEQVDSVVDSEEWTMDKHAGKAQQKPSVCSSLETKLTDSNYIP; this is encoded by the exons ATGGACAAAGCCGTCGGCGGCCAG AATGTGAAACTGTCTGCTGAAGTAGAACCATTCATTCCTCAGAAGAAGGGTCCGGATTCACTTATGATGTCTATGGCGTTACCTACTGACAGTGGAGGAGTTAATGGCGTGGAACCAGCTCCTATTCCTAGCTACCTGATTACTTGCTACCCATTTGTTCAGGAAAACCAGTCCAATAG GCAACTTCCGCTGTATAACAATGAGATCAGATGGCAGCAGCCCAACCCAAACCCTGCTGGTCCATACCTTGCTTATCCCATTATTTCTGCCCAGCCACCTGTGTCTGCTGAATACACGTATTACCAATTGATGCCAGCACCATGTGCCCAGGTCATGGGCTTTTATCATCCATTTCCAGCCCCTTACTCAGCACCCTTCCAGACAACAAGTGCCATAAATACAGTCACGGCAGAATGCACGGATCGCCCAACCCAGCCCAACCAGGTCTTTTCATTATGTAGCCAGCAGAGTAGAAGCTCCAACAGGGGACCAGCTGTGCAAAAA CAACAGCCTCCACAGATACACATAAAAAGCAAAAGGCCTCCAGTGAAAAGTGTTGCTATCCAGAAAGAGACCAGTGCGTCGGGCCCTGAGAGCAGACCTAAAATTGTACTCTTGGTGGATGCTTGTCAGCAAACAG ACTTTCCATCGGAGATCGCAAGCAAATCACTGTCAGAGAGTGTGAGCGCCATGCACTGGAAACCAAAAAGCAGGCGGCGGCGAacctcccaccctgtggaatccTCTAGTGAGCAAGGGGCTAGCGAAGCAGACATTGATAGTGACAGTGGTTATTGCAGTCCTAAACACAGCAACCAGGCTGCTGGTGTGACCTCAAGGAGCACAGAATCTGCTGCATCAAAT atGATGGAACCATCAATACATCCAG GAGCCGTCAGTTGGGCAAGTGTCAGTTCCCAAGCAACTCAGAAAAAGCCTTGGATAGAGAGAACCCCAGTTTTCTCAAGAGGTGGACGGCAACCTGAGCAGTGTACTAATTCACAG CCTGCCTTTAGATGTAGGGGACATAGCACATCGTCAGAGAGAAGACAGAACTTGCAGAAGAAACACGAGAAGCCTATAACTATAAACCAGTCAAACAGAACAGAGCCAAGTCCTGAGCCCCTCTATTTTGAG GATGAAGACGAATTTCCAGAGTTAAACAGTGAAAATGGAAATTCCAAGGGTGGTAATATGCAGCTGAAACATGCCCCTAAAGTG TTGGATGGTTTACCTGAAAATTCTCCAATCAATATTGTACAGACTCCAATTCCAATCACCACATCTGTTCCTAAACGGGCAAAAAGTCAAAAGAAGAAAGCCCTAGCAGCAGCACTGGCTACAGCTCAAGAGTATTCAGAAATTAGCATGGAGCAGAGAAAACTCCAG gaagcagtttcaaaagcagctggaaaGAAGAGCAAAACACCTGTGCAGTTGGACTTGGGGGATATGCTAGCCGCTCTTGAAAAACAGCAGCAAGCTATGAAAGCTCGCCAGATCACAAATACCAGGCCCCTTTCTTACACAG TTGGCAGTGCTGCACCTTTTCATGCCAAAGAACCTGCCAGCCGAAAATCCTTAACTAAAGGACAGCCGTCAGTGGGTTGTCTCAATCCTTTGGACTCCACTGCCCCAAAAGTGAAACGAGGAAAAGAAAGGGAGCTCTCAAAGCTGAAGCGTCCAACAGCACTTAAGAAG attatcttgaaagaaagagaagaaaaaaagggaCGCTTATCTGTAGATCATACCCTTCTGGGAGCTAATGAAGAACAAGAGGTGAATCTGACTCCAAATCAGTCAGAAGATGTAGCATCTCAAGAAG AAACCGGCTTGAGTGTGCCGAGTGACACCTCACTCTCTCCGGCAAGCCAAAATTCTCCTTACTGCATGACTCCGGTATCCCAAGGTTCACCTGCCAGTTCAGGAATAGGTAGCCCAATGGCTTCTTCAACCATCACGAAGATTCATAGCAAGAGATTccgaga GTACTGTAATCAAGTTCTAAGCAAAGAAATAGATGAGTGTGTGACCCTCCTGTTACAAGAGCTTGTCAGCTTCCAAGAACGAATTTACCAAAAGGACCCCATGAGAGCAAAAGCAAAGAGGAGGCTTGTGATGGGTTTACGCGAGGTTACAAAACACATGAAGTTAAACAAGATCAAGTGTGTAATCATTTCTCCAAACTGTGAGAAAATCCAGTCAAAAG GTGGACTGGACGAAGCTCTGTACAACGTAATAGCCATGGCACGGGAACAAGAAATCCCCTTTGTCTTTGCCCTCGGTCGTAAAGCTCTTGGTCGTTGTGTGAACAAGCTAGTTCCTGTTAGTGTGGTCGGGATCTTCAATTATTCAGGTGCTGAG AACCTCTTCAACAAATTGGTGTCACTGACAGAGGAGGCTAGGAAAGCCTATCGGGACATGGTTGCAGCAatggagcaggagcaggaagaggcctTGAAGAACATTAAGAAGGTGCCCCACCACATGGGGCATTCTCGGAATCCTTCTGCAGCAAGTGCAATTTCATTCTGCAGTGTTATTTCAGAGCCCATTTCAGAAGTGAATGAGAAAGAGTACG aaaCAAATTGGAGGAACATGGTGGAAACATCGGATGGATTGGAAACTTCTGAAAACGAAAGAGAGGCCTCTTGTAAGGTTGCTGCTCCAGAAAAGCCCGACAGCAGTAAGGCTGTTGCTAATAAGCAGCTGTCTCTAGCATCTGTTGGGGTTGTTGCAGTCACAATTCATGGGAAGGCACTTGGTGGTGGCAAGGAGGAACCCAAACCAGATGACAACCTGGAATGGGCCTCACAGCAAAGCACAGATACAGGATCTTTGGATGGCAGTTGCAGGGATATTTTGAACTCCTCCATGACCAGTACAACCAGTACCCTTGTCCCAGGAATGcttgaagaagaggaggatgaggatgaggaagaGGACGATGACTACACCCACGAACCTATATCTGAAGAAGTTCAACTCAACAGCAGAATTGAATCTTGGGTCTCAGAGACTCAGCGGACTATGGAAACGCTGCAGCTTGGGAAGAGCCTTAGCAGTGCAGAGGATGAGAATGTTGAGCAaagtggtgaggaggaagaagCCGAAACTCCCGAGCAAGTGGATTCGGTCGTCGACAGCGAGGAATGGACAATGGATAAGCATGCAGGTAAAGCCCAGCAGAAGCCTTCAGTCTGCAGTTCCCTGGAGACGAAGCTTACGGACTCAAACTATATACCATAA
- the SECISBP2L gene encoding selenocysteine insertion sequence-binding protein 2-like isoform X2, whose protein sequence is MDKAVGGQNVKLSAEVEPFIPQKKGPDSLMMSMALPTDSGGVNGVEPAPIPSYLITCYPFVQENQSNRQLPLYNNEIRWQQPNPNPAGPYLAYPIISAQPPVSAEYTYYQLMPAPCAQVMGFYHPFPAPYSAPFQTTSAINTVTAECTDRPTQPNQVFSLCSQQSRSSNRGPAVQKQQPPQIHIKSKRPPVKSVAIQKETSASGPESRPKIVLLVDACQQTDFPSEIASKSLSESVSAMHWKPKSRRRRTSHPVESSSEQGASEADIDSDSGYCSPKHSNQAAGVTSRSTESAASNMMEPSIHPGAVSWASVSSQATQKKPWIERTPVFSRGGRQPEQCTNSQDEDEFPELNSENGNSKGGNMQLKHAPKVLDGLPENSPINIVQTPIPITTSVPKRAKSQKKKALAAALATAQEYSEISMEQRKLQEAVSKAAGKKSKTPVQLDLGDMLAALEKQQQAMKARQITNTRPLSYTVGSAAPFHAKEPASRKSLTKGQPSVGCLNPLDSTAPKVKRGKERELSKLKRPTALKKIILKEREEKKGRLSVDHTLLGANEEQEVNLTPNQSEDVASQEETGLSVPSDTSLSPASQNSPYCMTPVSQGSPASSGIGSPMASSTITKIHSKRFREYCNQVLSKEIDECVTLLLQELVSFQERIYQKDPMRAKAKRRLVMGLREVTKHMKLNKIKCVIISPNCEKIQSKGGLDEALYNVIAMAREQEIPFVFALGRKALGRCVNKLVPVSVVGIFNYSGAENLFNKLVSLTEEARKAYRDMVAAMEQEQEEALKNIKKVPHHMGHSRNPSAASAISFCSVISEPISEVNEKEYETNWRNMVETSDGLETSENEREASCKVAAPEKPDSSKAVANKQLSLASVGVVAVTIHGKALGGGKEEPKPDDNLEWASQQSTDTGSLDGSCRDILNSSMTSTTSTLVPGMLEEEEDEDEEEDDDYTHEPISEEVQLNSRIESWVSETQRTMETLQLGKSLSSAEDENVEQSGEEEEAETPEQVDSVVDSEEWTMDKHAGKAQQKPSVCSSLETKLTDSNYIP, encoded by the exons ATGGACAAAGCCGTCGGCGGCCAG AATGTGAAACTGTCTGCTGAAGTAGAACCATTCATTCCTCAGAAGAAGGGTCCGGATTCACTTATGATGTCTATGGCGTTACCTACTGACAGTGGAGGAGTTAATGGCGTGGAACCAGCTCCTATTCCTAGCTACCTGATTACTTGCTACCCATTTGTTCAGGAAAACCAGTCCAATAG GCAACTTCCGCTGTATAACAATGAGATCAGATGGCAGCAGCCCAACCCAAACCCTGCTGGTCCATACCTTGCTTATCCCATTATTTCTGCCCAGCCACCTGTGTCTGCTGAATACACGTATTACCAATTGATGCCAGCACCATGTGCCCAGGTCATGGGCTTTTATCATCCATTTCCAGCCCCTTACTCAGCACCCTTCCAGACAACAAGTGCCATAAATACAGTCACGGCAGAATGCACGGATCGCCCAACCCAGCCCAACCAGGTCTTTTCATTATGTAGCCAGCAGAGTAGAAGCTCCAACAGGGGACCAGCTGTGCAAAAA CAACAGCCTCCACAGATACACATAAAAAGCAAAAGGCCTCCAGTGAAAAGTGTTGCTATCCAGAAAGAGACCAGTGCGTCGGGCCCTGAGAGCAGACCTAAAATTGTACTCTTGGTGGATGCTTGTCAGCAAACAG ACTTTCCATCGGAGATCGCAAGCAAATCACTGTCAGAGAGTGTGAGCGCCATGCACTGGAAACCAAAAAGCAGGCGGCGGCGAacctcccaccctgtggaatccTCTAGTGAGCAAGGGGCTAGCGAAGCAGACATTGATAGTGACAGTGGTTATTGCAGTCCTAAACACAGCAACCAGGCTGCTGGTGTGACCTCAAGGAGCACAGAATCTGCTGCATCAAAT atGATGGAACCATCAATACATCCAG GAGCCGTCAGTTGGGCAAGTGTCAGTTCCCAAGCAACTCAGAAAAAGCCTTGGATAGAGAGAACCCCAGTTTTCTCAAGAGGTGGACGGCAACCTGAGCAGTGTACTAATTCACAG GATGAAGACGAATTTCCAGAGTTAAACAGTGAAAATGGAAATTCCAAGGGTGGTAATATGCAGCTGAAACATGCCCCTAAAGTG TTGGATGGTTTACCTGAAAATTCTCCAATCAATATTGTACAGACTCCAATTCCAATCACCACATCTGTTCCTAAACGGGCAAAAAGTCAAAAGAAGAAAGCCCTAGCAGCAGCACTGGCTACAGCTCAAGAGTATTCAGAAATTAGCATGGAGCAGAGAAAACTCCAG gaagcagtttcaaaagcagctggaaaGAAGAGCAAAACACCTGTGCAGTTGGACTTGGGGGATATGCTAGCCGCTCTTGAAAAACAGCAGCAAGCTATGAAAGCTCGCCAGATCACAAATACCAGGCCCCTTTCTTACACAG TTGGCAGTGCTGCACCTTTTCATGCCAAAGAACCTGCCAGCCGAAAATCCTTAACTAAAGGACAGCCGTCAGTGGGTTGTCTCAATCCTTTGGACTCCACTGCCCCAAAAGTGAAACGAGGAAAAGAAAGGGAGCTCTCAAAGCTGAAGCGTCCAACAGCACTTAAGAAG attatcttgaaagaaagagaagaaaaaaagggaCGCTTATCTGTAGATCATACCCTTCTGGGAGCTAATGAAGAACAAGAGGTGAATCTGACTCCAAATCAGTCAGAAGATGTAGCATCTCAAGAAG AAACCGGCTTGAGTGTGCCGAGTGACACCTCACTCTCTCCGGCAAGCCAAAATTCTCCTTACTGCATGACTCCGGTATCCCAAGGTTCACCTGCCAGTTCAGGAATAGGTAGCCCAATGGCTTCTTCAACCATCACGAAGATTCATAGCAAGAGATTccgaga GTACTGTAATCAAGTTCTAAGCAAAGAAATAGATGAGTGTGTGACCCTCCTGTTACAAGAGCTTGTCAGCTTCCAAGAACGAATTTACCAAAAGGACCCCATGAGAGCAAAAGCAAAGAGGAGGCTTGTGATGGGTTTACGCGAGGTTACAAAACACATGAAGTTAAACAAGATCAAGTGTGTAATCATTTCTCCAAACTGTGAGAAAATCCAGTCAAAAG GTGGACTGGACGAAGCTCTGTACAACGTAATAGCCATGGCACGGGAACAAGAAATCCCCTTTGTCTTTGCCCTCGGTCGTAAAGCTCTTGGTCGTTGTGTGAACAAGCTAGTTCCTGTTAGTGTGGTCGGGATCTTCAATTATTCAGGTGCTGAG AACCTCTTCAACAAATTGGTGTCACTGACAGAGGAGGCTAGGAAAGCCTATCGGGACATGGTTGCAGCAatggagcaggagcaggaagaggcctTGAAGAACATTAAGAAGGTGCCCCACCACATGGGGCATTCTCGGAATCCTTCTGCAGCAAGTGCAATTTCATTCTGCAGTGTTATTTCAGAGCCCATTTCAGAAGTGAATGAGAAAGAGTACG aaaCAAATTGGAGGAACATGGTGGAAACATCGGATGGATTGGAAACTTCTGAAAACGAAAGAGAGGCCTCTTGTAAGGTTGCTGCTCCAGAAAAGCCCGACAGCAGTAAGGCTGTTGCTAATAAGCAGCTGTCTCTAGCATCTGTTGGGGTTGTTGCAGTCACAATTCATGGGAAGGCACTTGGTGGTGGCAAGGAGGAACCCAAACCAGATGACAACCTGGAATGGGCCTCACAGCAAAGCACAGATACAGGATCTTTGGATGGCAGTTGCAGGGATATTTTGAACTCCTCCATGACCAGTACAACCAGTACCCTTGTCCCAGGAATGcttgaagaagaggaggatgaggatgaggaagaGGACGATGACTACACCCACGAACCTATATCTGAAGAAGTTCAACTCAACAGCAGAATTGAATCTTGGGTCTCAGAGACTCAGCGGACTATGGAAACGCTGCAGCTTGGGAAGAGCCTTAGCAGTGCAGAGGATGAGAATGTTGAGCAaagtggtgaggaggaagaagCCGAAACTCCCGAGCAAGTGGATTCGGTCGTCGACAGCGAGGAATGGACAATGGATAAGCATGCAGGTAAAGCCCAGCAGAAGCCTTCAGTCTGCAGTTCCCTGGAGACGAAGCTTACGGACTCAAACTATATACCATAA